In a single window of the uncultured Dysgonomonas sp. genome:
- a CDS encoding glycoside hydrolase family 3 C-terminal domain-containing protein — MKKTFICGLLSLFLMNNVQAQTNTTPVYLDDSKPIETRIEDALSRMTLEEKVAFIHAQSKFSTPGVPRLGIPELWMSDGPHGVRMEIDWDTWAHAGWTNDSCTAFPALTCLAATFNPELSSLYGNAIGEEARYRKKDILLGPGVNIYRTPMNGRNFEYLGEDPYLASKMVVPYIKGVQQNGVSACLKHFALNNQEVWRNVIDVEVSDRALYEIYLPAFKAGVQEGGVWSVMGSYNKFRGQYCSHHEILVNKILKGEWGYDGIVVTDWGSAHDTKEAALYGLDVEMGTWTNGLTWGESFAYDNYYLAQPYLKMLKSGELPMSTLDDKVRRVLRLTFRTNMDRERPFGSFATKEHAEVSRKVAEEGIVLMKNTNNFFPIAKGRYNKIVVIGENATRSLTVGGGSSELKVKKEVSPLEGLINKYGADKVFYTMGYGSGPTVYDNFVPSPYNVDSLKREALALVKDADVVLFFGGLNKNYQQDCEGADRITYDLPFGQNELIEDLLKVNKNTGVVIVSGNAVAMPWLDKVPALMQSWYLGSEAGNATANIIAGDINPSGKLPFSIPRKLEDNGAMSFGTISYPGDSITQIYKEDILVGYRWHDTKKIPALFPFGYGLSYTTFEYGKVSADKKEYGKDDVIKVIFTLSNKGNVAGAESVQIYASQAKPSLERPAKELKAFKKVFLNAGESKTVELSVPVKDLAFFDDKAHNWVVESDKFTLHCAASSADVKSSVTVQIK; from the coding sequence ATGAAAAAAACATTTATTTGCGGCTTGCTCAGCCTTTTCTTAATGAATAATGTGCAGGCACAAACAAACACTACTCCGGTTTATCTGGATGATAGTAAACCTATAGAGACCCGAATAGAGGATGCCTTATCGCGCATGACTCTTGAAGAAAAAGTGGCTTTCATCCATGCACAGTCTAAGTTCAGTACACCCGGAGTTCCCCGTCTGGGCATTCCCGAATTGTGGATGAGCGACGGCCCTCATGGTGTACGTATGGAAATAGATTGGGATACATGGGCACATGCCGGATGGACAAACGATTCGTGCACGGCTTTCCCTGCACTGACATGCCTTGCCGCAACTTTCAATCCGGAATTGTCATCATTATATGGGAATGCTATAGGCGAAGAAGCCCGCTACAGAAAAAAAGATATATTATTGGGCCCGGGGGTAAATATTTACCGCACACCGATGAACGGACGCAACTTCGAATACTTGGGTGAAGATCCCTATCTGGCATCTAAAATGGTCGTACCCTATATTAAAGGTGTACAGCAGAATGGAGTGTCGGCATGTCTGAAACATTTTGCGCTGAATAATCAGGAAGTATGGCGTAATGTAATTGATGTAGAAGTAAGTGACAGGGCATTATACGAAATTTATTTACCTGCATTTAAAGCCGGAGTTCAGGAAGGTGGGGTATGGTCTGTAATGGGCTCGTACAACAAATTCAGAGGACAGTATTGTAGTCACCACGAGATATTAGTTAATAAGATATTAAAAGGTGAGTGGGGCTATGATGGCATTGTCGTAACAGACTGGGGTAGTGCCCATGATACAAAAGAAGCCGCTCTTTACGGACTGGACGTGGAAATGGGAACATGGACAAATGGCTTGACTTGGGGCGAGAGCTTCGCATACGATAATTACTATCTGGCTCAGCCTTATCTGAAAATGTTGAAAAGCGGAGAATTGCCGATGTCTACTCTCGATGATAAAGTGCGCCGTGTGCTTCGCCTGACATTCCGTACTAATATGGACAGGGAACGACCATTCGGAAGCTTTGCTACAAAGGAACACGCCGAAGTAAGCCGTAAAGTAGCCGAAGAAGGCATTGTTTTGATGAAAAACACCAATAACTTTTTCCCTATTGCAAAAGGCAGATATAATAAAATTGTGGTGATTGGCGAAAACGCTACACGTTCGCTTACCGTGGGAGGTGGTTCGTCGGAACTGAAAGTGAAAAAAGAAGTTTCGCCACTCGAAGGGTTGATAAATAAATATGGTGCAGATAAAGTATTCTATACAATGGGCTACGGTTCCGGCCCAACGGTATATGATAATTTTGTACCGTCACCATATAATGTCGATTCATTGAAGCGTGAGGCTCTGGCATTAGTTAAGGATGCTGATGTCGTTCTTTTCTTCGGCGGGCTGAACAAAAATTATCAGCAGGATTGTGAAGGGGCCGACCGCATCACTTATGATCTTCCTTTCGGACAAAATGAATTGATAGAAGACTTGCTGAAAGTGAATAAGAATACGGGGGTAGTTATTGTTAGCGGTAATGCCGTGGCAATGCCATGGTTGGATAAAGTACCCGCATTGATGCAGTCTTGGTATCTTGGTTCTGAAGCGGGTAATGCGACAGCGAATATAATAGCAGGTGACATAAATCCGTCGGGTAAACTACCTTTCAGTATTCCTAGAAAACTGGAAGACAACGGAGCGATGTCATTCGGTACTATTTCTTATCCGGGCGACAGTATCACACAGATATATAAAGAAGATATACTAGTAGGTTATCGCTGGCACGATACAAAGAAGATACCGGCATTGTTTCCGTTCGGATACGGCTTGTCATATACTACATTCGAATATGGGAAAGTATCCGCCGACAAGAAAGAATATGGGAAAGATGATGTTATAAAAGTTATTTTTACGCTTTCCAATAAAGGAAATGTAGCCGGTGCGGAATCTGTACAGATATATGCATCGCAGGCAAAACCATCACTGGAACGTCCCGCTAAAGAACTGAAAGCATTCAAAAAAGTATTTCTTAATGCAGGTGAAAGTAAAACTGTAGAACTATCTGTACCTGTGAAAGATCTGGCTTTCTTCGATGATAAAGCTCACAACTGGGTAGTAGAGTCGGATAAATTTACACTGCATTGTGCGGCATCGTCTGCCGATGTGAAAAGTTCAGTAACTGTTCAGATTAAATAA
- a CDS encoding glycoside hydrolase family 43 protein — translation MKNNLFRLFIIMVLVTIFTVNVFSQSGYKNPILRGFNPDPSICRVNDDFYMVTSSFEYFPGLPIYHSKDLVNWRQIGHCLTRDSQLPLHKAPASGGLFAPSLRYHDGLFYVICTNVSGGGNFFCTATDPAGPWSEPTWVDIKSIDPDIFWDEDGKTYFVTQGDEGIRVTEVDLKTGKVIGPEHLVWGGIGGRFPEAPHIYKKDGFYYLLLGEGGTEYMHSATIGRSKNLLGPYESCPLNPILTHANRIGQGNPIQGVGHADLVQANDGSWWMVFLGFRVTQVYSYYHILGRETFLAPVDWPKGGWPQVNGNGTISLGMNVPTLPLHPFKKAPLRTNFDEEKLGFDWQYLRNPIRENYSLTERKGHLRVSASPYTLNETEAVSFVARRQTEHDFRAETLLEFESSAENEEAGIILIQNNTHHYDLFLKKVKGQHIVQLRVQVGSLSYIAAEKELKGNKVRFKIEGAPQQYSFFCSETENGDYNELGKLDTRYLSTEVAGGFTGVMIGLYASSNGKTSKAKAYYDWFDYEVK, via the coding sequence ATGAAAAATAACCTATTTCGATTATTTATTATTATGGTTTTGGTGACTATATTCACTGTGAATGTATTTTCTCAGTCCGGCTATAAAAATCCTATCCTAAGGGGATTTAATCCCGATCCCAGTATTTGCCGGGTGAACGATGATTTTTATATGGTTACCTCTTCTTTCGAGTATTTTCCGGGTTTGCCCATTTATCATAGCAAAGACCTTGTTAACTGGCGGCAGATAGGGCATTGCCTTACCCGCGATTCACAGCTCCCGTTACACAAGGCTCCGGCTTCGGGAGGGCTGTTTGCGCCGTCTCTGCGTTATCACGATGGGCTGTTCTATGTGATATGTACAAACGTGTCGGGTGGAGGTAATTTCTTTTGCACGGCGACAGATCCTGCCGGCCCGTGGAGCGAGCCTACATGGGTAGATATAAAAAGTATCGATCCCGATATCTTCTGGGACGAAGATGGTAAAACTTATTTCGTTACACAAGGTGATGAAGGTATCAGAGTGACAGAAGTAGACCTTAAAACAGGAAAAGTGATCGGTCCCGAGCATCTTGTGTGGGGAGGTATCGGAGGACGTTTCCCAGAAGCTCCTCATATTTATAAGAAAGATGGGTTTTACTACCTGCTACTGGGTGAAGGCGGTACGGAATATATGCATAGTGCAACGATAGGACGCAGTAAAAATCTTCTTGGCCCTTACGAATCATGCCCACTAAATCCTATACTTACACATGCAAACAGGATAGGGCAGGGGAATCCGATACAGGGCGTAGGACATGCCGACCTGGTGCAAGCCAATGATGGCTCGTGGTGGATGGTATTCCTCGGATTCAGGGTTACGCAGGTATATTCCTATTATCATATACTCGGGCGGGAAACATTCCTTGCTCCTGTAGACTGGCCGAAAGGCGGGTGGCCACAGGTGAACGGGAATGGGACTATTTCGCTGGGAATGAACGTACCTACATTGCCGTTGCATCCTTTCAAGAAAGCTCCGTTACGAACCAACTTTGATGAGGAAAAATTAGGTTTTGACTGGCAGTATCTGCGCAATCCCATAAGGGAAAACTATTCTCTTACTGAAAGAAAAGGTCACTTAAGAGTCAGTGCATCACCATATACATTGAATGAAACCGAGGCTGTATCTTTCGTGGCGCGCAGGCAAACAGAACATGACTTCAGAGCAGAGACGCTTCTTGAATTTGAATCTTCTGCCGAAAATGAAGAGGCCGGAATCATACTTATTCAGAACAATACACACCATTATGATTTATTCCTTAAAAAAGTAAAAGGACAGCATATCGTTCAATTGCGTGTACAGGTAGGTTCACTTTCTTATATAGCAGCCGAAAAAGAGCTTAAAGGCAATAAAGTGAGATTTAAAATTGAAGGTGCTCCGCAGCAATATTCATTCTTTTGTTCCGAAACAGAGAATGGAGATTATAATGAATTGGGAAAACTGGATACCCGTTATCTTAGTACCGAGGTTGCAGGAGGTTTCACTGGTGTAATGATAGGGCTATATGCTTCGTCGAATGGAAAGACAAGTAAGGCGAAAGCATATTACGACTGGTTCGACTATGAGGTGAAATGA
- a CDS encoding GDSL-type esterase/lipase family protein, giving the protein MKKTILSILIILTIINATSAQDIARKGKRFLYIGDSITDGNWGEGGAKPSSERNHWDQNHIFGSGYMYLCAAHFMRIFPEQGYVFYNRGISGNALDDLEKRWKDDVLEINPDILSILIGTNDIARYLGSGTDKEFDLVAWDTKYRNLLDLSLEKNPNLKIVLCTPFAYETENLNKQGPWTLRHRLLGECSKIIEKIASDYNAVLVPFDKLYDNLLGRYPDVPTTYWLWDGIHPTAAAHKRMADMWIEKTAVLF; this is encoded by the coding sequence ATGAAAAAGACTATACTATCCATCCTTATAATCCTTACAATAATAAATGCTACTTCCGCCCAAGATATAGCAAGGAAAGGCAAAAGATTCCTGTATATAGGTGACTCCATCACCGATGGCAACTGGGGCGAAGGTGGTGCAAAGCCATCATCGGAACGTAATCATTGGGATCAAAACCATATTTTCGGTAGTGGCTATATGTATTTATGTGCAGCTCACTTTATGAGAATATTTCCGGAACAAGGATATGTATTTTATAACAGAGGAATTAGTGGAAACGCATTAGATGACCTCGAAAAACGATGGAAGGACGATGTTCTGGAAATAAATCCCGATATATTATCCATTCTTATAGGTACCAATGACATAGCCCGATATTTAGGAAGCGGAACAGATAAAGAATTTGATCTGGTTGCTTGGGATACGAAATACCGTAACCTTCTGGATTTATCTTTAGAAAAGAATCCGAATCTCAAAATCGTATTGTGTACACCTTTTGCTTATGAAACTGAAAATCTGAACAAGCAGGGACCATGGACTTTACGTCATCGACTGCTTGGTGAATGCAGCAAAATTATAGAAAAGATCGCATCGGACTATAATGCAGTCCTTGTTCCATTCGATAAATTATACGACAATCTATTAGGCAGATACCCAGATGTTCCGACAACTTATTGGCTTTGGGACGGTATTCATCCCACTGCCGCAGCTCATAAACGAATGGCTGATATGTGGATAGAGAAAACGGCAGTCTTATTTTGA
- the ilvD gene encoding dihydroxy-acid dehydratase — translation MGFELRSSTSTQGRRMAGARALWRANGMKEEQMGKPLIAIVNSFTQFVPGHVHLHEIGQKVKAEIEALGCFAAEFNTIAIDDGIAMGHDGMLYSLPSRDLIADSVEYMVNAHKADAMICISNCDKITPGMLMAAMRLNIPTIFVSGGPMEAGKLDGQQLDLIDAMIKSADDSVSDREVSLIEKAACPTCGSCSGMFTANSMNCLNEAIGLALPGNGTIVATHANRMQLFKNAAKQIVTNAYRYYRDGDESVLPRKIATKTAFLNAMTLDIAMGGSTNTILHLLAIAQEAEVDFTMDDIDKLSRKTPCLCKVAPNTQKYHIQDVNRAGGILGIMKELDRAKLIDTSVSRADGLTLAQAISKYDITKNTIITREAELTYKSAPGNRFNLVMGSQDNYFPTLDIDREEGCIRNAEHAYTKDGGLAILKGNIALNGCVVKTAGVDESIFKFTGTAKVFHSQDAACEGILKGEVVAGDVVIITYEGPKGGPGMQEMLYPTSYIKSKHLGKECALITDGRFSGGTSGLSIGHVSPEAASGGAIGLVRSGDTIEIDIPKRSINVKLSDAELEARRQEELAKGKDAFKPNRERYVSKALKAYASMVSSADLGAIRIIE, via the coding sequence ATGGGATTTGAATTAAGAAGTTCGACAAGTACACAAGGTAGACGCATGGCAGGAGCCAGGGCTCTATGGCGGGCAAACGGTATGAAGGAAGAACAGATGGGGAAACCATTGATCGCCATTGTAAATTCATTTACGCAGTTTGTACCGGGGCATGTTCATCTACATGAAATAGGACAAAAGGTTAAAGCCGAAATAGAAGCGTTAGGTTGCTTCGCTGCCGAATTTAATACTATTGCTATCGATGATGGTATTGCGATGGGACACGATGGCATGCTTTATTCTCTTCCTTCGCGTGACCTGATAGCCGATAGTGTAGAATATATGGTAAACGCACATAAGGCCGATGCTATGATTTGTATCAGTAACTGCGACAAGATTACTCCAGGAATGCTAATGGCCGCTATGAGACTGAATATTCCTACTATTTTTGTTTCAGGCGGACCTATGGAAGCTGGCAAGCTCGATGGCCAACAGCTCGACCTGATAGATGCTATGATAAAGTCTGCAGATGATTCTGTTTCCGATAGAGAAGTAAGTTTAATAGAAAAAGCTGCTTGTCCTACTTGTGGTTCCTGTTCGGGTATGTTTACAGCGAATTCGATGAACTGCCTGAACGAAGCTATCGGATTAGCATTGCCCGGCAACGGCACTATTGTAGCCACACATGCCAATCGCATGCAATTGTTCAAAAATGCTGCAAAACAAATCGTTACCAACGCCTATCGTTATTATAGAGATGGGGACGAATCGGTTCTCCCTCGCAAAATAGCAACAAAAACAGCTTTCCTCAATGCTATGACACTCGACATAGCTATGGGAGGTTCTACAAATACCATTCTTCACCTTTTAGCCATTGCACAGGAAGCCGAAGTGGATTTTACGATGGACGATATAGATAAATTGTCCCGTAAAACACCTTGCCTCTGCAAAGTCGCTCCCAATACACAAAAATATCATATACAGGACGTAAACCGTGCAGGAGGTATTTTGGGTATAATGAAAGAATTGGATAGAGCTAAACTAATAGATACTTCTGTGTCCAGGGCTGATGGTCTTACTCTTGCTCAGGCCATAAGTAAATATGATATTACAAAAAATACAATTATAACAAGAGAGGCGGAGCTTACATACAAATCGGCTCCGGGAAACCGTTTTAATTTGGTAATGGGTTCTCAGGACAATTATTTCCCAACGCTCGACATAGACAGGGAAGAGGGGTGTATCCGCAATGCAGAACATGCTTACACCAAAGATGGAGGTCTTGCTATACTAAAAGGCAATATTGCCCTGAACGGATGTGTAGTGAAAACAGCAGGGGTTGACGAAAGTATTTTTAAATTTACGGGAACTGCAAAAGTATTTCATTCGCAGGATGCGGCATGTGAAGGTATTCTGAAGGGTGAAGTTGTCGCCGGAGATGTAGTCATCATTACATACGAAGGGCCAAAAGGTGGACCTGGTATGCAGGAAATGTTATACCCGACTTCCTATATTAAATCTAAGCATTTGGGTAAAGAATGTGCTTTGATTACAGACGGACGGTTCTCCGGAGGTACATCCGGCTTGTCTATTGGTCACGTTTCACCCGAAGCCGCATCAGGCGGAGCCATAGGGCTGGTTCGTAGTGGCGACACCATAGAAATAGATATCCCTAAACGTTCCATTAATGTGAAGCTGTCTGATGCAGAACTGGAAGCACGACGTCAGGAAGAATTGGCAAAAGGGAAGGATGCTTTTAAGCCAAATCGTGAGCGTTATGTATCCAAAGCACTAAAAGCCTATGCAAGCATGGTAAGTTCGGCTGATTTGGGAGCAATAAGAATTATCGAATAA
- a CDS encoding DUF2628 domain-containing protein has product MLNDRQENSLLDDIIDDKLYYRTFFGKDPDYYEERYEKMLAGRATVFNAYAFFLGFFWLAYRKMYVEIAALVGIMVVIECIMIFALGIDDPSIDRVTNFIWAIIIGLYANTFYFKKAERTVRQAKEMYANTGDQLDYVEKEGGVSAIGPWIVGAVFIAIVIGTMFLYDYLAVYDY; this is encoded by the coding sequence ATGCTAAACGACCGGCAGGAAAATTCATTATTGGACGATATTATCGATGATAAGTTGTATTACAGAACTTTTTTTGGTAAGGATCCCGATTATTATGAAGAGCGCTATGAAAAAATGTTAGCGGGAAGAGCTACAGTGTTTAATGCATATGCTTTCTTTTTGGGATTTTTCTGGTTGGCATATCGAAAGATGTATGTAGAAATAGCTGCACTGGTAGGTATTATGGTCGTTATAGAATGCATTATGATATTCGCTCTTGGAATAGATGATCCTTCAATAGACAGGGTTACAAACTTTATATGGGCGATAATTATAGGTTTATATGCTAATACCTTTTACTTCAAAAAGGCAGAGCGAACAGTAAGGCAGGCCAAAGAGATGTATGCTAATACAGGAGATCAGTTAGATTATGTGGAAAAGGAGGGTGGTGTGTCTGCTATAGGCCCGTGGATTGTAGGTGCAGTCTTCATTGCTATAGTGATAGGAACGATGTTTCTGTATGACTATCTGGCTGTTTATGACTATTAA
- a CDS encoding zinc-binding dehydrogenase: protein MDIIAKSWCWQQQGKPTDLILKEKRIGELGDDEVLVRNTVIGLNPVDWKLIEYGYPQWSAGFVPGVDAAGIVLAVGGRMTHIRVGARVCYHTDLSKDGSFSTHTIVPGYALMHIPDKVSDFAAASFPCPSLTAWQAFRKVPDMKNRNVLVSGAGGSVGYFLTQLLLHTGARVYVTAGTKHHTEFQEMGVREAIDYKDTDWKDKMISTLQGNLFDAVFDTVNGSHAASLSPLLGYYGHLIAIQDRVEKAPLSAFTTCISLHEIALGAIHRHGSRKQIAELMQDGEILLDKIGNGTLKLRQQSVDNFDNLPLHLAEMKKNNTEVKYIIKVL from the coding sequence ATGGATATTATAGCAAAATCGTGGTGCTGGCAACAGCAGGGTAAACCTACAGATCTTATTCTTAAAGAAAAAAGAATAGGGGAGTTAGGTGATGATGAGGTTCTGGTTCGGAATACTGTCATCGGTCTCAACCCTGTGGATTGGAAACTCATAGAGTATGGGTATCCTCAGTGGTCGGCAGGGTTCGTTCCCGGAGTAGACGCGGCAGGTATAGTTCTTGCAGTGGGTGGTCGTATGACTCATATACGAGTTGGAGCACGGGTTTGCTATCATACCGATTTATCAAAGGATGGCAGTTTTAGCACACATACAATTGTACCCGGTTATGCACTTATGCATATCCCCGATAAAGTCAGCGATTTTGCAGCAGCTTCTTTCCCATGTCCATCATTAACGGCTTGGCAGGCCTTTCGTAAAGTGCCGGATATGAAAAACCGTAATGTATTGGTAAGTGGAGCAGGTGGCTCTGTGGGATATTTTCTTACACAATTATTACTCCATACAGGAGCCCGTGTATATGTGACAGCAGGAACAAAGCATCATACCGAATTTCAGGAAATGGGAGTGAGAGAAGCTATAGATTATAAAGATACCGACTGGAAAGATAAAATGATAAGTACTCTACAAGGCAATTTATTCGATGCGGTTTTCGATACCGTAAATGGGAGTCATGCAGCTAGTCTTTCCCCGCTACTCGGATATTATGGGCATCTGATTGCTATACAAGACCGAGTCGAAAAGGCTCCGCTATCAGCATTTACAACATGCATATCGTTGCACGAGATAGCGCTGGGAGCCATTCACAGACACGGTTCGCGCAAGCAGATTGCCGAACTTATGCAAGATGGAGAGATATTGCTGGATAAGATAGGGAACGGAACGTTGAAGCTAAGACAACAATCTGTCGATAATTTTGATAATCTTCCCCTACATCTGGCCGAAATGAAGAAAAATAATACTGAAGTAAAATATATTATAAAAGTTCTATAA